The following are from one region of the Quercus robur chromosome 1, dhQueRobu3.1, whole genome shotgun sequence genome:
- the LOC126732886 gene encoding two-component response regulator-like PRR37 isoform X1, which produces MLDGRGLVEQNNHMCFEQKQVSTGVVGEGQGLGSSEEDESRINEVTEDVSNGPRGPIQVHNGLQILQPQPQPQGPVVCWERFLPIRSLKVLLVEYDDSTRQVVSALLRNCSYEVTAVANGLQAWKILENPTNHIDVILTEVVMPLLSGIGLLCKIMRHKSLKNIPVIMMSSHDSMGIVFKCLSKGAVDFLVKPIRKNELKNLWQHVWRRCHSSSGSGSESGTQTRKSAKSKSNDESDNNTGSSDERDNGSNGQSIRDGSDNGSGTQSSWTKRAADVESPQPISPPDQMADAPDSTCAQVIHTKPEKSSNRWVHITEPKEYPEQDQKLDLKIGVCKNPDLPGECQHEMFSIHLTSRRQNNLPEVDRKPFDSSQLEHSSENVTSKPRNQSPDVAGVTVNFTKQQAESRDFTTPNSLSDISKIEANCDSRELPSLELTLKRLREDVGNVAHDDRNVLRHSDLSAFSKYNTASSANRAHTGNVGSCSPLDNSSVTLNTETRHNFSSHSSGTLPNQQSNESSNNNDVASTNKCTIPKTEVLNEKPESISAFKSFHSSAFQPVENGFVCSSQQVTPGKAADLGANTVKAQTRGSQQQVQVQHHHHHHHHYHHHVHNMQQQQLQPDHDDHSLKNMAATAQQCGSSNVLGLVESNTGNYSVNGSASGSNYGSNGQNGSSTALNPGVTNVESDNGAAGNSGAGGISRKNSGSGADEGRVAHREAALNKFRQKRKERCFEKKVRYHSRKKLAEQRPRIRGQFVRQILSDTKVGEDCQSNDPMSGDNSCDSAQ; this is translated from the exons ATGCTTGATGGTAGAGGGTTGGTGGAACAAAATAACCATATGTGTTTTGAGCAAAAGCAAGTGAGTACTGGAGTAGTGGGTGAAGGGCAAGGTTTGGGATCATCAGAGGAGGATGAGTCAAGAATTAATGAGGTAACTGAAGATGTAAGCAATGGGCCTAGAGGGCCGATTCAGGTCCACAATGGGTTGCAGATACTGCAACCTCAACCTCAACCTCAAGGGCCTGTGGTATGTTGGGAGAGGTTTCTTCCTATTAGATCtttgaaggttcttctggtgGAATATGATGATTCTACTCGCCAGGTTGTCAGTGCTCTGCTACGGAATTGCAGTTACGAAG TTACTGCTGTTGCTAATGGTCTTCAAGCATGGAAAATCTTAGAAAATCCAACTAATCATATCGATGTTATCCTAACAGAGGTAGTCATGCCTTTATTATCTGGAATAGGTCTTTTATGTAAGATCATGAGACACAAATCTCTCAAGAATATTCCCGTGATCA TGATGTCATCTCATGATTCCATGGGGATAGTCTTTAAGTGTCTATCAAAGGGTGCAGTTGATTTTTTAGTGAAACCTATTCGGAAGAATGAACTTAAAAACCTCTGGCAGCATGTTTGGAGGAGATGCCACAGT TCCAGTGGCAGTGGGAGTGAAAGTGGGACACAGACTAGAAAATCTGCAAAATCAAAAAGTAATGATGAGTCTGACAACAATACTGGCAGCAGTGATGAGCGTGATAATGGAAGTAATGGTCAAAGTATTCGGGATGGGAGTGACAATGGAAGTGGAACTCAG AGTTCATGGACCAAAAGGGCAGCTGATGTTGAAAGCCCCCAACCAATATCACCTCCAGATCAAATGGCTGATGCTCCTGATAGCACCTGTGCCCAGGTGATTCATACAAAGCCTGAAAAATCTAGCAACAGGTGGGTGCATATTACTGAGCCAAAAGAGTACCCAGAGCAGGACCAGAAACTTG ATCTGAAAATAGGTGTATGTAAAAATCCAGATTTGCCCGGTGAATGTCAACATGAGATGTTTTCTATCCATCTGACAAGCAGAAGGCAGAATAACTTGCCTGAAGTAGATAGGAAGCCATTTGATAGTAGTCAGCTGGAGCACAGCAGTGAGAATGTAACCAGCAAACCAAGAAATCAATCTCCCGATGTAGCTGGTGTAACTGTCAATTTTACTAAACAACAGGCCGAAAGCAGAGACTTTACCACTCCAAATAGCCTCTCTGATATCTCAAAAATTGAAGCAAATTGTGATTCTAGAGAACTGCCGTCCCTTGAACTAACTCTGAAGAGGCTGAGAGAAGATGTTGGAAATGTTGCACATGATGATCGCAATGTTCTAAGACATTCGGACCTGTCAGCATTCTCAAA ATACAACACCGCCTCTTCTGCTAATAGG GCTCACACTGGGAATGTAGGAAGCTGTTCTCCACTTGATAATAGCTCAGTCACACTGAATACAGAAACAAGGCACAATTTTTCTTCTCATTCGAGTGGCACTCTTCCAAATCAGCAGTCTAATGAGAGTAGCAACAACAATGATGTGGCCTCCACCAATAAATGTACTATTCCAAAGACTGAAGTGTTAAACGAGAAGCCAGAATCCATATCGGCATTCAAATCTTTTCATTCTTCTGCATTCCAACCTGTGGAGAATGGTTTTGTTTGTTCATCTCAGCAAGTAACACCTGGGAAGGCAGCAGATTTGGGAGCAAACACGGTTAAAGCCCAAACGAGAGGTTCTCAACAGCAGGTCCAAGTTCagcaccaccatcaccaccaccatcattatcatcatcatgtCCACAACATGCAGCAGCAACAACTGCAACCAGACCATGACGATCACTCCCTGAAGAACATGGCTGCAACTGCTCAGCAATGTGGATCATCAAATGTGTTAGGACTGGTTGAAAGTAATACTGGAAACTATAGTGTGAATGGAAGTGCCTCTGGAAGTAATTATGGGAGCAATGGACAGAATGGAAGCAGCACTGCCTTGAATCCTGGAGTAACGAATGTGGAAAGTGACAATGGGGCAGCTGGAAACAGTGGAGCTGGTGGCATTAGCAGGAAAAACAGTGGAAGTGGAGCAGATGAAGGGCGGGTTGCACATAGAGAGGCTGCCTTAAACAAATTTCGTCAGAAAAGGAAGGAGAGATGCTTTGAAAAAAAG GTTCGATACCATAGCAGGAAAAAACTGGCAGAACAACGGCCTCGTATACGGGGACAATTTGTTCGACAGATATT GTCTGACACTAAAGTAGGAGAAGACTGTCAGAGCAATGACCCGATGTCTGGGGATAATTCTTGTGACAGTGCACAATAA
- the LOC126732886 gene encoding two-component response regulator-like PRR73 isoform X3, giving the protein MLDGRGLVEQNNHMCFEQKQVSTGVVGEGQGLGSSEEDESRINEVTEDVSNGPRGPIQVHNGLQILQPQPQPQGPVVCWERFLPIRSLKVLLVEYDDSTRQVVSALLRNCSYEVTAVANGLQAWKILENPTNHIDVILTEVVMPLLSGIGLLCKIMRHKSLKNIPVIMMSSHDSMGIVFKCLSKGAVDFLVKPIRKNELKNLWQHVWRRCHSSSGSGSESGTQTRKSAKSKSNDESDNNTGSSDERDNGSNGQSIRDGSDNGSGTQSSWTKRAADVESPQPISPPDQMADAPDSTCAQVIHTKPEKSSNRWVHITEPKEYPEQDQKLDLKIGVCKNPDLPGECQHEMFSIHLTSRRQNNLPEVDRKPFDSSQLEHSSENVTSKPRNQSPDVAGVTVNFTKQQAESRDFTTPNSLSDISKIEANCDSRELPSLELTLKRLREDVGNVAHDDRNVLRHSDLSAFSKYNTASSANRAHTGNVGSCSPLDNSSVTLNTETRHNFSSHSSGTLPNQQSNESSNNNDVASTNKCTIPKTEVLNEKPESISAFKSFHSSAFQPVENGFVCSSQQVTPGKAADLGANTVKAQTRGSQQQVQVQHHHHHHHHYHHHVHNMQQQQLQPDHDDHSLKNMAATAQQCGSSNVLGLVESNTGNYSVNGSASGSNYGSNGQNGSSTALNPGVTNVESDNGAAGNSGAGGISRKNSGSGADEGRVAHREAALNKFRQKRKERCFEKKV; this is encoded by the exons ATGCTTGATGGTAGAGGGTTGGTGGAACAAAATAACCATATGTGTTTTGAGCAAAAGCAAGTGAGTACTGGAGTAGTGGGTGAAGGGCAAGGTTTGGGATCATCAGAGGAGGATGAGTCAAGAATTAATGAGGTAACTGAAGATGTAAGCAATGGGCCTAGAGGGCCGATTCAGGTCCACAATGGGTTGCAGATACTGCAACCTCAACCTCAACCTCAAGGGCCTGTGGTATGTTGGGAGAGGTTTCTTCCTATTAGATCtttgaaggttcttctggtgGAATATGATGATTCTACTCGCCAGGTTGTCAGTGCTCTGCTACGGAATTGCAGTTACGAAG TTACTGCTGTTGCTAATGGTCTTCAAGCATGGAAAATCTTAGAAAATCCAACTAATCATATCGATGTTATCCTAACAGAGGTAGTCATGCCTTTATTATCTGGAATAGGTCTTTTATGTAAGATCATGAGACACAAATCTCTCAAGAATATTCCCGTGATCA TGATGTCATCTCATGATTCCATGGGGATAGTCTTTAAGTGTCTATCAAAGGGTGCAGTTGATTTTTTAGTGAAACCTATTCGGAAGAATGAACTTAAAAACCTCTGGCAGCATGTTTGGAGGAGATGCCACAGT TCCAGTGGCAGTGGGAGTGAAAGTGGGACACAGACTAGAAAATCTGCAAAATCAAAAAGTAATGATGAGTCTGACAACAATACTGGCAGCAGTGATGAGCGTGATAATGGAAGTAATGGTCAAAGTATTCGGGATGGGAGTGACAATGGAAGTGGAACTCAG AGTTCATGGACCAAAAGGGCAGCTGATGTTGAAAGCCCCCAACCAATATCACCTCCAGATCAAATGGCTGATGCTCCTGATAGCACCTGTGCCCAGGTGATTCATACAAAGCCTGAAAAATCTAGCAACAGGTGGGTGCATATTACTGAGCCAAAAGAGTACCCAGAGCAGGACCAGAAACTTG ATCTGAAAATAGGTGTATGTAAAAATCCAGATTTGCCCGGTGAATGTCAACATGAGATGTTTTCTATCCATCTGACAAGCAGAAGGCAGAATAACTTGCCTGAAGTAGATAGGAAGCCATTTGATAGTAGTCAGCTGGAGCACAGCAGTGAGAATGTAACCAGCAAACCAAGAAATCAATCTCCCGATGTAGCTGGTGTAACTGTCAATTTTACTAAACAACAGGCCGAAAGCAGAGACTTTACCACTCCAAATAGCCTCTCTGATATCTCAAAAATTGAAGCAAATTGTGATTCTAGAGAACTGCCGTCCCTTGAACTAACTCTGAAGAGGCTGAGAGAAGATGTTGGAAATGTTGCACATGATGATCGCAATGTTCTAAGACATTCGGACCTGTCAGCATTCTCAAA ATACAACACCGCCTCTTCTGCTAATAGG GCTCACACTGGGAATGTAGGAAGCTGTTCTCCACTTGATAATAGCTCAGTCACACTGAATACAGAAACAAGGCACAATTTTTCTTCTCATTCGAGTGGCACTCTTCCAAATCAGCAGTCTAATGAGAGTAGCAACAACAATGATGTGGCCTCCACCAATAAATGTACTATTCCAAAGACTGAAGTGTTAAACGAGAAGCCAGAATCCATATCGGCATTCAAATCTTTTCATTCTTCTGCATTCCAACCTGTGGAGAATGGTTTTGTTTGTTCATCTCAGCAAGTAACACCTGGGAAGGCAGCAGATTTGGGAGCAAACACGGTTAAAGCCCAAACGAGAGGTTCTCAACAGCAGGTCCAAGTTCagcaccaccatcaccaccaccatcattatcatcatcatgtCCACAACATGCAGCAGCAACAACTGCAACCAGACCATGACGATCACTCCCTGAAGAACATGGCTGCAACTGCTCAGCAATGTGGATCATCAAATGTGTTAGGACTGGTTGAAAGTAATACTGGAAACTATAGTGTGAATGGAAGTGCCTCTGGAAGTAATTATGGGAGCAATGGACAGAATGGAAGCAGCACTGCCTTGAATCCTGGAGTAACGAATGTGGAAAGTGACAATGGGGCAGCTGGAAACAGTGGAGCTGGTGGCATTAGCAGGAAAAACAGTGGAAGTGGAGCAGATGAAGGGCGGGTTGCACATAGAGAGGCTGCCTTAAACAAATTTCGTCAGAAAAGGAAGGAGAGATGCTTTGAAAAAAAG GTCTGA
- the LOC126732886 gene encoding two-component response regulator-like PRR37 isoform X2: protein MLDGRGLVEQNNHMCFEQKQVSTGVVGEGQGLGSSEEDESRINEVTEDVSNGPRGPIQVHNGLQILQPQPQPQGPVVCWERFLPIRSLKVLLVEYDDSTRQVVSALLRNCSYEVTAVANGLQAWKILENPTNHIDVILTEVVMPLLSGIGLLCKIMRHKSLKNIPVIMMSSHDSMGIVFKCLSKGAVDFLVKPIRKNELKNLWQHVWRRCHSSSGSGSESGTQTRKSAKSKSNDESDNNTGSSDERDNGSNGQSIRDGSDNGSGTQSSWTKRAADVESPQPISPPDQMADAPDSTCAQVIHTKPEKSSNRWVHITEPKEYPEQDQKLDLPGECQHEMFSIHLTSRRQNNLPEVDRKPFDSSQLEHSSENVTSKPRNQSPDVAGVTVNFTKQQAESRDFTTPNSLSDISKIEANCDSRELPSLELTLKRLREDVGNVAHDDRNVLRHSDLSAFSKYNTASSANRAHTGNVGSCSPLDNSSVTLNTETRHNFSSHSSGTLPNQQSNESSNNNDVASTNKCTIPKTEVLNEKPESISAFKSFHSSAFQPVENGFVCSSQQVTPGKAADLGANTVKAQTRGSQQQVQVQHHHHHHHHYHHHVHNMQQQQLQPDHDDHSLKNMAATAQQCGSSNVLGLVESNTGNYSVNGSASGSNYGSNGQNGSSTALNPGVTNVESDNGAAGNSGAGGISRKNSGSGADEGRVAHREAALNKFRQKRKERCFEKKVRYHSRKKLAEQRPRIRGQFVRQILSDTKVGEDCQSNDPMSGDNSCDSAQ, encoded by the exons ATGCTTGATGGTAGAGGGTTGGTGGAACAAAATAACCATATGTGTTTTGAGCAAAAGCAAGTGAGTACTGGAGTAGTGGGTGAAGGGCAAGGTTTGGGATCATCAGAGGAGGATGAGTCAAGAATTAATGAGGTAACTGAAGATGTAAGCAATGGGCCTAGAGGGCCGATTCAGGTCCACAATGGGTTGCAGATACTGCAACCTCAACCTCAACCTCAAGGGCCTGTGGTATGTTGGGAGAGGTTTCTTCCTATTAGATCtttgaaggttcttctggtgGAATATGATGATTCTACTCGCCAGGTTGTCAGTGCTCTGCTACGGAATTGCAGTTACGAAG TTACTGCTGTTGCTAATGGTCTTCAAGCATGGAAAATCTTAGAAAATCCAACTAATCATATCGATGTTATCCTAACAGAGGTAGTCATGCCTTTATTATCTGGAATAGGTCTTTTATGTAAGATCATGAGACACAAATCTCTCAAGAATATTCCCGTGATCA TGATGTCATCTCATGATTCCATGGGGATAGTCTTTAAGTGTCTATCAAAGGGTGCAGTTGATTTTTTAGTGAAACCTATTCGGAAGAATGAACTTAAAAACCTCTGGCAGCATGTTTGGAGGAGATGCCACAGT TCCAGTGGCAGTGGGAGTGAAAGTGGGACACAGACTAGAAAATCTGCAAAATCAAAAAGTAATGATGAGTCTGACAACAATACTGGCAGCAGTGATGAGCGTGATAATGGAAGTAATGGTCAAAGTATTCGGGATGGGAGTGACAATGGAAGTGGAACTCAG AGTTCATGGACCAAAAGGGCAGCTGATGTTGAAAGCCCCCAACCAATATCACCTCCAGATCAAATGGCTGATGCTCCTGATAGCACCTGTGCCCAGGTGATTCATACAAAGCCTGAAAAATCTAGCAACAGGTGGGTGCATATTACTGAGCCAAAAGAGTACCCAGAGCAGGACCAGAAACTTG ATTTGCCCGGTGAATGTCAACATGAGATGTTTTCTATCCATCTGACAAGCAGAAGGCAGAATAACTTGCCTGAAGTAGATAGGAAGCCATTTGATAGTAGTCAGCTGGAGCACAGCAGTGAGAATGTAACCAGCAAACCAAGAAATCAATCTCCCGATGTAGCTGGTGTAACTGTCAATTTTACTAAACAACAGGCCGAAAGCAGAGACTTTACCACTCCAAATAGCCTCTCTGATATCTCAAAAATTGAAGCAAATTGTGATTCTAGAGAACTGCCGTCCCTTGAACTAACTCTGAAGAGGCTGAGAGAAGATGTTGGAAATGTTGCACATGATGATCGCAATGTTCTAAGACATTCGGACCTGTCAGCATTCTCAAA ATACAACACCGCCTCTTCTGCTAATAGG GCTCACACTGGGAATGTAGGAAGCTGTTCTCCACTTGATAATAGCTCAGTCACACTGAATACAGAAACAAGGCACAATTTTTCTTCTCATTCGAGTGGCACTCTTCCAAATCAGCAGTCTAATGAGAGTAGCAACAACAATGATGTGGCCTCCACCAATAAATGTACTATTCCAAAGACTGAAGTGTTAAACGAGAAGCCAGAATCCATATCGGCATTCAAATCTTTTCATTCTTCTGCATTCCAACCTGTGGAGAATGGTTTTGTTTGTTCATCTCAGCAAGTAACACCTGGGAAGGCAGCAGATTTGGGAGCAAACACGGTTAAAGCCCAAACGAGAGGTTCTCAACAGCAGGTCCAAGTTCagcaccaccatcaccaccaccatcattatcatcatcatgtCCACAACATGCAGCAGCAACAACTGCAACCAGACCATGACGATCACTCCCTGAAGAACATGGCTGCAACTGCTCAGCAATGTGGATCATCAAATGTGTTAGGACTGGTTGAAAGTAATACTGGAAACTATAGTGTGAATGGAAGTGCCTCTGGAAGTAATTATGGGAGCAATGGACAGAATGGAAGCAGCACTGCCTTGAATCCTGGAGTAACGAATGTGGAAAGTGACAATGGGGCAGCTGGAAACAGTGGAGCTGGTGGCATTAGCAGGAAAAACAGTGGAAGTGGAGCAGATGAAGGGCGGGTTGCACATAGAGAGGCTGCCTTAAACAAATTTCGTCAGAAAAGGAAGGAGAGATGCTTTGAAAAAAAG GTTCGATACCATAGCAGGAAAAAACTGGCAGAACAACGGCCTCGTATACGGGGACAATTTGTTCGACAGATATT GTCTGACACTAAAGTAGGAGAAGACTGTCAGAGCAATGACCCGATGTCTGGGGATAATTCTTGTGACAGTGCACAATAA